Proteins from one Longimicrobiales bacterium genomic window:
- a CDS encoding peptidylprolyl isomerase, with product MKKQWMATVVLGLTLAVGACSVGIRDEGLLARAGDYAFTVDQAVDLLADEERLAADAGVVESLAELWLDYTLLAEAAVEDSTFGNLDLQPLVEQQLAQLMVFQLRDSVIQVDTFVTDEELRERYEAEAPAVEVRARHIMLRLPIQSTQAQFDSVQALLKGIRARAIGGEAFETLALQFSQDPGTSQNGGDLGFFERGDMVAPFEEATLALQPGEISDVVETPMGLHLIRLEERRVRGFEAAAPVYRRQVQARMVQEAESLYVAAIISQVEPVPTEGAIEVVREIASNPGATLSGRAERRTLVEWETGELTVSDIREFLQLEQPQLRAQLVTSTDEEVEGFLESVARRDLLVRAAASEGLRPAADSIQGLVEEARTQLKAAARVLGLLDLDQAPGEAVEIAVSRAVQEALLDNLSGATQIVPLGIVSFQLRAGRATAVLEEGIGAVILDVAQIRAARSLSPVEQTTDSAIASADTVGG from the coding sequence ATGAAAAAGCAGTGGATGGCCACCGTCGTGCTGGGACTGACCTTGGCCGTGGGCGCGTGTTCGGTCGGAATCCGTGACGAGGGCCTGCTCGCACGCGCGGGCGATTACGCGTTCACCGTCGACCAGGCGGTCGATCTACTGGCCGACGAGGAGCGACTCGCTGCCGACGCGGGAGTGGTCGAATCTCTTGCCGAGTTGTGGCTCGACTACACACTGCTGGCGGAGGCCGCTGTCGAGGACTCAACCTTTGGGAATCTCGACCTCCAGCCGCTGGTCGAACAGCAGTTGGCTCAATTGATGGTATTCCAGCTCCGTGATTCGGTCATTCAGGTCGACACGTTCGTCACGGATGAAGAACTCCGGGAACGATATGAGGCAGAGGCTCCGGCCGTAGAGGTCCGAGCCCGGCACATCATGCTGAGATTGCCGATCCAGTCGACCCAGGCACAGTTCGACAGTGTCCAGGCATTACTGAAAGGGATTCGGGCGCGCGCGATCGGAGGTGAAGCGTTTGAGACTCTCGCTCTCCAGTTCAGCCAAGACCCCGGCACCTCTCAAAATGGAGGGGACCTGGGCTTCTTCGAGCGCGGCGATATGGTCGCACCATTCGAGGAAGCGACCCTGGCCCTGCAACCCGGTGAGATCAGTGATGTGGTAGAGACGCCAATGGGCCTCCACTTGATCCGGCTGGAAGAACGGCGAGTACGCGGGTTCGAGGCGGCGGCTCCCGTCTACCGACGACAGGTTCAGGCTCGCATGGTTCAGGAAGCCGAGTCGCTTTACGTGGCCGCCATCATCTCTCAGGTAGAGCCGGTTCCAACGGAAGGCGCAATTGAGGTCGTGCGGGAGATCGCAAGCAACCCCGGGGCAACGCTCTCTGGAAGAGCGGAACGCCGAACATTGGTCGAATGGGAAACGGGAGAGCTCACAGTCAGTGACATCCGCGAATTTCTTCAGCTTGAGCAACCGCAGCTCCGCGCCCAGCTCGTGACCAGCACCGACGAAGAGGTCGAAGGATTTCTCGAAAGCGTCGCACGCCGCGATCTGCTCGTCCGGGCGGCGGCGTCAGAAGGGCTTAGACCAGCAGCGGATAGCATCCAGGGCCTGGTGGAAGAGGCACGCACGCAGTTGAAAGCCGCGGCGAGAGTACTTGGACTCCTCGATCTGGACCAGGCGCCTGGTGAGGCAGTTGAGATCGCAGTTTCACGAGCGGTGCAAGAAGCTCTTCTGGACAACCTTTCAGGCGCCACTCAGATCGTACCCCTTGGGATCGTGAGCTTCCAGCTGAGGGCTGGGCGCGCAACGGCGGTTCTGGAGGAAGGAATCGGAGCGGTCATCTTAGACGTGGCCCAGATCCGAGCTGCGCGGAGCCTATCTCCGGTAGAACAGACCACCGACTCTGCGATCGCATCAGCGGACACAGTCGGAGGATGA
- a CDS encoding DUF4384 domain-containing protein encodes MSMQKMACISWIGALAALAVVSSVQGQVPVSVMVQVWFDRGSEPVVEIGDEVRIYYRTNVDAFAAIFLVGTDGDASLVFPSHRAVDGLVAAGRDHRLRFPESARWHAREDVGLGHSVIIAS; translated from the coding sequence ATGAGCATGCAGAAGATGGCATGCATATCATGGATTGGGGCACTCGCAGCACTGGCCGTTGTCAGCTCCGTGCAGGGGCAGGTTCCGGTTAGCGTTATGGTACAGGTCTGGTTTGATCGCGGCTCTGAGCCCGTCGTGGAGATCGGTGATGAGGTGCGTATCTACTACCGAACGAACGTCGACGCTTTTGCCGCGATCTTCCTCGTCGGTACCGATGGGGACGCTTCGCTCGTCTTTCCGTCGCATCGCGCGGTGGACGGCCTCGTCGCCGCCGGCCGGGACCACCGCCTTCGGTTTCCTGAATCCGCCCGGTGGCATGCTAGGGAAGATGTCGGGCTCGGGCACTCCGTGATCATCGCTTCGTAG
- the mfd gene encoding transcription-repair coupling factor: MDSTNTVLRALHSSPAVRTTSEALPLPGERHVLGGAIGSLETAVVAVLHLAHPERVFVAVAESPRDAISVEADLETLLDGDEESHLYPQKEALPYEESETQLEIGGLRVEAVEALFAGRTKVIVTTPRALQERAPIPARLADLRTTLRVGAEMPFGDLTGLLEDRGFERVSLVEEVGQFAVRGGLLDVFSVSAGDPVRIEFWGDEIVSIRPFDISDQRSTGELPETHILPVDFRTDGDADGGEVWRSLLELLPSDAVVMRLGDWDMGVDFERTWNRVETLYDSLVESGAEPPLPGALFLEPSSVTERLAALPRLDIVSSRDLPRAIEASPPPEIDRDMARLDTYLRNGEATAAETLLLCDNDGQLQRLEEILGGPRRLPMGTRLGLGALAGGFELACSDPPLRVVNDHEIFRRPRRVRRSRRFRGSVALESLAQLTPGSFVVHMDHGVGQFRGLEHIKIGRAEIEVLVIEYAGGELLRLPVTRLDLIERWVGESEDSRPPRIHRIGGKRWKNLRQKTERVIEEMTTELLELYARRQTAVGFAFQPDTKWQMEMESSFLYDDTPDQRQATKDVKADMESKRPMDRLVCGDVGYGKTEIAIRAAFKAIQDGKQVAVLAPTTILAEQHRHTFEERLADYPVSVGSLSRFRSAKEQKELLTRVANGGVDIVIGTHRLLSTDVVFKDLGLLIVDEEQRFGVKHKERLKTLRASIDVLTLSATPIPRTLYLSMSGIRDLTLIRTPPRDRMPIFTNVLPWSDQLISEALHRELDRGGQAFFLHNRIDTIYTIGEQIQALVPDARIAIAHGQMSGGQLDEVMTDFVDGKVDVLICSSIIENGLDVPNANTLLVDRADRFGLSQLYQIRGRVGRSDRRAYCYLIVPDDVNKDAERRLRVLEHYTELGSGYSVALRDLELRGAGNLLGADQSGFAQQIGLDAYMRLLRKTVDRIEKGENAVEWPTPDVSLEGPAYLPDTYVSDSSQKLHLYRRLSKAETRTEVEGLKEELKDRFGPLPVEVERLMDAAAVRILGRKLGLERAIVRERSARLTFREGVVPRISALEGPMKQREAFMDVLRIHPLSVKLEQEGLEPILETVLVALSALASARKVAA, translated from the coding sequence ATGGACTCGACTAACACAGTCCTTCGCGCGCTCCACTCGAGTCCGGCGGTCCGGACGACATCCGAAGCCCTCCCGCTCCCCGGGGAGCGGCACGTGCTCGGTGGCGCCATCGGCTCCCTGGAGACCGCTGTGGTCGCGGTGCTCCATCTAGCCCACCCTGAGCGGGTCTTCGTGGCGGTAGCCGAGAGCCCGCGCGACGCCATATCGGTCGAAGCAGACCTAGAGACCCTGCTCGACGGTGATGAGGAGTCTCATCTCTATCCGCAGAAAGAGGCCCTCCCGTACGAGGAATCCGAGACCCAGCTGGAGATCGGCGGCCTCCGGGTCGAAGCGGTAGAGGCGCTCTTTGCTGGCCGAACTAAAGTCATCGTGACGACCCCGCGAGCCCTCCAAGAGCGGGCCCCGATTCCGGCGCGGCTTGCCGATCTTCGGACGACCCTTCGAGTCGGTGCCGAAATGCCGTTCGGTGACCTTACGGGGCTGCTGGAAGATCGAGGATTCGAACGGGTATCGCTGGTCGAAGAAGTGGGACAGTTCGCAGTACGTGGCGGCCTCCTCGACGTCTTTTCTGTTTCCGCGGGCGACCCGGTGCGAATCGAGTTCTGGGGAGACGAAATCGTCTCGATTCGGCCGTTTGATATCAGTGATCAGCGTTCGACTGGAGAACTGCCGGAGACCCACATCCTGCCTGTGGACTTCCGCACCGACGGTGATGCGGACGGGGGCGAAGTGTGGCGTTCTCTTCTGGAACTACTCCCGTCAGACGCGGTCGTCATGCGACTCGGCGACTGGGACATGGGCGTAGACTTCGAGCGCACATGGAATCGTGTGGAGACGCTGTACGACAGCCTAGTGGAGTCTGGCGCGGAACCGCCCCTACCGGGAGCGCTGTTCCTCGAGCCGTCGTCGGTCACGGAGCGACTCGCCGCGCTCCCCCGTCTGGACATCGTTTCGAGTCGAGACCTGCCCAGGGCCATCGAAGCCTCTCCTCCTCCCGAGATCGATCGCGACATGGCGCGGCTGGACACGTACTTGAGGAACGGTGAGGCAACCGCAGCGGAAACCCTCCTTCTCTGCGATAACGACGGGCAGCTTCAACGCCTAGAGGAGATCCTCGGTGGGCCGCGACGGCTACCTATGGGCACGCGCCTTGGGCTCGGTGCGCTCGCAGGGGGTTTTGAGCTCGCATGTTCAGACCCGCCGCTCCGGGTCGTCAACGATCACGAAATCTTCCGACGCCCCCGCCGAGTCAGACGCAGTCGACGCTTCCGGGGCTCTGTGGCCCTCGAAAGCCTCGCACAACTCACGCCAGGGAGTTTCGTCGTCCACATGGACCACGGCGTCGGTCAGTTCCGTGGTCTCGAGCATATCAAGATCGGTCGGGCAGAAATCGAAGTTCTCGTGATCGAATACGCTGGAGGAGAACTCCTTCGGCTGCCAGTCACTCGGCTCGATTTGATCGAGCGCTGGGTCGGCGAGTCCGAAGATTCTCGGCCACCTCGAATCCACCGGATCGGCGGAAAACGCTGGAAGAACCTCAGACAGAAGACCGAGCGGGTCATCGAGGAGATGACCACCGAGCTTCTAGAGCTCTACGCTCGGCGGCAGACCGCAGTCGGCTTCGCTTTTCAGCCCGACACCAAATGGCAGATGGAGATGGAGTCCTCGTTCCTCTACGACGACACCCCGGATCAGCGTCAGGCCACGAAGGACGTGAAGGCCGACATGGAGTCGAAGCGGCCCATGGACCGCCTCGTGTGCGGCGACGTCGGCTATGGGAAAACAGAGATCGCAATCCGAGCGGCATTCAAGGCGATCCAAGACGGAAAACAGGTCGCCGTCCTCGCCCCCACCACGATTCTCGCGGAGCAACACAGGCACACCTTTGAGGAGCGACTGGCGGACTACCCCGTCAGTGTCGGATCGCTGAGTCGTTTTCGTTCCGCAAAGGAACAGAAAGAGTTGCTCACGCGTGTCGCAAATGGTGGTGTCGACATCGTGATCGGAACGCACCGACTCCTGTCGACGGATGTCGTGTTCAAGGACCTCGGCCTGCTCATCGTCGATGAGGAGCAGCGTTTCGGAGTCAAACACAAGGAGCGGCTTAAGACTCTTCGTGCTTCGATCGATGTGCTGACGCTCAGCGCCACACCCATCCCCCGGACCCTCTATCTCTCGATGTCGGGCATACGCGACCTCACGTTGATTCGCACCCCGCCCCGAGATCGGATGCCGATCTTCACGAACGTCCTCCCCTGGTCCGACCAGCTCATTTCCGAGGCACTCCACCGGGAGCTCGACCGAGGAGGACAGGCCTTTTTCCTCCATAATCGTATCGACACGATCTACACGATCGGAGAGCAAATTCAGGCACTCGTTCCCGACGCGCGTATCGCCATCGCACATGGTCAGATGAGCGGGGGGCAACTCGACGAGGTCATGACGGACTTTGTCGACGGAAAAGTCGATGTGCTCATTTGCTCGTCCATCATCGAGAACGGGCTCGACGTCCCGAATGCCAACACGCTCTTGGTTGATCGCGCGGACCGCTTTGGGCTATCCCAGCTATATCAGATTCGAGGGAGGGTGGGTCGCTCTGACCGGCGAGCCTACTGCTACCTGATCGTGCCGGACGATGTGAACAAAGATGCCGAGCGACGGCTTCGCGTGTTGGAGCACTACACGGAACTCGGATCGGGCTATTCAGTCGCGCTGCGCGATCTGGAGCTGCGTGGGGCAGGCAACCTTCTTGGGGCCGACCAGTCGGGCTTTGCTCAGCAGATTGGATTGGACGCCTACATGCGCCTTCTGCGGAAAACCGTGGACCGTATCGAGAAGGGTGAAAACGCGGTTGAGTGGCCCACGCCCGATGTGAGTCTGGAAGGCCCCGCTTACCTTCCCGACACATACGTTTCAGATTCGAGCCAGAAGCTCCATCTTTATCGGCGCCTTTCGAAAGCCGAGACCCGCACGGAGGTCGAAGGTCTTAAGGAAGAGCTGAAAGATCGGTTCGGCCCCCTCCCTGTCGAGGTCGAGCGCCTCATGGACGCGGCAGCAGTTCGGATTCTCGGCCGGAAGCTGGGACTGGAACGGGCCATCGTTCGTGAACGCTCGGCGCGTCTGACTTTCAGGGAGGGCGTGGTGCCACGCATCTCGGCGCTTGAGGGACCCATGAAGCAGCGTGAAGCGTTCATGGACGTGTTGAGGATACACCCGCTTTCCGTGAAGCTGGAGCAGGAAGGTCTTGAGCCGATACTGGAGACTGTGCTAGTCGCCCTTTCGGCTCTGGCGTCTGCGCGAAAAGTCGCCGCTTAG
- a CDS encoding DUF58 domain-containing protein yields the protein MNAPSPRPRTGTRADLLDPTALAQLGGIEFISREVVEGFIMGLHKSPHRGFSAEYAELRAYQAGDDLRYIDWRMYGRSDRYYVKQFEEETNLRAHLLIDVSESMGWSSNPGTLPTKVWYARHLAASIALILLRQGDSVGMAAFHDRIVERVKPRGGRRQWHELARRLQGLDATGGTSAESALRELAIRLRRRGLVVLISDLLVERDETLTALKFLRHHGHEVLVFHLVDPGERELPAASEARFFDPETDEELLVSVADIRAEYRAAVRDALDEWRRDLRPHGIDYEVVDTDSPMSLALRAYLRKRERLG from the coding sequence ATGAACGCTCCGTCTCCACGCCCGCGAACCGGCACTCGTGCCGATCTACTCGACCCCACAGCGCTCGCGCAGCTGGGTGGTATCGAGTTCATTTCACGTGAAGTGGTCGAGGGATTCATCATGGGTCTCCACAAGTCACCTCACCGCGGCTTCTCTGCTGAATATGCGGAGCTCCGGGCGTATCAGGCCGGGGACGACCTCCGCTACATCGACTGGCGGATGTATGGGCGCTCCGACCGTTACTATGTAAAGCAGTTCGAGGAGGAAACGAACCTTCGAGCGCATTTGCTCATCGACGTCAGCGAATCGATGGGATGGAGTTCGAATCCAGGGACGCTGCCGACCAAGGTGTGGTACGCTCGACACCTCGCCGCGTCTATCGCGCTGATCCTCCTGCGCCAAGGCGATTCCGTTGGGATGGCCGCTTTTCACGACCGTATCGTCGAGCGAGTCAAACCTCGTGGCGGTCGCCGTCAGTGGCATGAACTCGCTCGCCGCCTTCAGGGCCTCGATGCGACAGGCGGCACCTCCGCCGAGAGCGCGCTCCGGGAACTTGCGATCCGTCTGCGCCGGCGTGGGCTCGTGGTCCTGATCTCAGACTTGCTCGTTGAAAGAGACGAGACGCTGACAGCACTGAAGTTCCTCCGGCACCATGGCCATGAAGTGCTGGTCTTCCACCTTGTCGACCCCGGCGAGCGGGAGCTCCCCGCGGCGTCCGAGGCTCGCTTCTTCGACCCTGAGACAGACGAAGAGCTTCTGGTAAGCGTCGCCGACATCCGAGCCGAATATCGCGCAGCCGTGCGGGATGCACTGGACGAGTGGCGGCGCGACCTGAGGCCACACGGCATCGACTACGAGGTCGTGGACACCGACAGCCCGATGTCGCTCGCACTTCGTGCGTACCTCCGGAAACGGGAGCGGCTCGGCTAA
- a CDS encoding BatA domain-containing protein, giving the protein MGALSPLFLLAGLSIGIPIYLHLFHRHETRRMSFPALRYLQRTEREHARQIRLHQILLMMARIIVLLLVVSAGARLFFASRGASHPPTATVIILDNSMSSGLVVGEVRVLDELKALAAQTLDAATDEDRFWVIRAGEPWLPAIPGSMTEARRAIEETEASEAAADLTAAVERATRLLTTADLEHREIHLLSDLQATAFAIPGEAPAGDIAVVAWTGQDGPPANRALSGVVVGGGLPPLEGQRTEVTVSAMEATTDADSAHLPLRLVVNERIRGAATLPAGAQTTIAMPPSGTEWIQGYADADPDALRADDRRFFAYRSRPAPSVAVAGSPGVFVSEAVAVLEDAGRVTPTASALANLLISANGASLDRRAATGAAVIIPPADATLLPALNRRLADGGIPWRLNPVAGGGMSDLQGSNLPSPLDGVRVRSRYALELTGDPPAPTRTLAEIDGNAWAVEGSDAVGRRYLILGSSLDTSGTSLPVSTGMLRFVDWIAGEWAGAGGGTGELLTGNPLSAPSGATHVRFPSGETFEIDGTRTVRGTGTAGFYTFLAEDTTVAVMALNTPPDESRLAALANDDMTGAIGHDVTNVSRAEAWDRTIFRVRQGPELWWPFLLAVLVLLMLEALMGTSGSWNPLTSLGSAPRRQADGLD; this is encoded by the coding sequence ATGGGCGCACTCAGTCCCCTGTTCCTGCTTGCCGGGCTCTCGATCGGGATTCCGATCTACCTGCATCTCTTCCATCGCCATGAAACGCGACGGATGAGCTTCCCCGCCCTGAGATATCTCCAGCGTACAGAGCGGGAGCACGCGCGGCAGATCCGGCTCCACCAGATCCTGCTCATGATGGCCCGGATCATCGTGCTCCTCCTCGTGGTCAGTGCCGGCGCCCGCCTGTTCTTCGCTTCAAGAGGAGCCTCACACCCACCGACCGCGACCGTCATCATCCTCGACAACTCGATGAGCAGCGGGCTGGTTGTAGGTGAGGTCCGAGTACTCGACGAACTCAAGGCACTCGCCGCGCAGACCCTCGACGCTGCGACGGACGAAGATCGCTTCTGGGTCATCCGTGCCGGCGAGCCGTGGCTCCCGGCTATTCCTGGAAGCATGACGGAGGCCCGCCGAGCCATTGAGGAGACGGAAGCCAGCGAGGCCGCAGCTGACCTTACCGCCGCCGTCGAGCGGGCGACCCGACTCCTCACCACGGCGGACCTGGAACACCGAGAGATTCACCTTCTTTCGGATCTTCAAGCCACAGCATTCGCTATCCCGGGTGAAGCCCCAGCTGGGGATATTGCGGTGGTAGCCTGGACAGGGCAGGACGGTCCGCCTGCTAACCGAGCACTTTCGGGAGTCGTCGTGGGGGGCGGACTACCCCCACTCGAAGGCCAGCGCACCGAAGTCACCGTGTCAGCCATGGAAGCGACGACCGACGCCGACTCGGCACACCTCCCGTTGCGTCTCGTCGTTAATGAGCGGATCCGGGGGGCAGCCACCCTGCCGGCGGGTGCGCAAACCACGATCGCGATGCCACCGTCAGGCACAGAGTGGATCCAGGGTTACGCCGACGCAGATCCCGATGCGCTGCGCGCAGACGACCGTCGGTTCTTCGCATACCGTTCACGCCCGGCACCGTCGGTCGCGGTCGCAGGATCACCGGGCGTATTCGTCTCAGAGGCCGTGGCAGTCCTCGAAGACGCTGGTAGAGTGACGCCAACCGCCTCAGCACTGGCGAATCTCCTGATCTCGGCGAACGGGGCGTCGCTCGATCGCCGTGCGGCCACGGGCGCGGCGGTAATCATCCCCCCCGCAGATGCCACTCTACTTCCGGCTCTCAATCGTCGACTCGCGGACGGTGGAATTCCATGGCGCCTCAACCCGGTCGCTGGCGGCGGGATGTCGGACCTTCAGGGCTCCAATCTGCCGAGCCCCCTCGATGGCGTCCGTGTCCGCAGCCGGTATGCACTCGAGCTTACAGGTGATCCGCCCGCCCCGACCCGCACGCTTGCGGAGATCGATGGCAATGCGTGGGCGGTGGAAGGCTCGGACGCCGTGGGGCGCCGTTATCTCATCCTCGGTTCCTCTCTTGATACATCCGGTACGAGCCTTCCGGTGTCAACGGGGATGCTTCGGTTCGTCGACTGGATAGCAGGAGAATGGGCCGGAGCCGGAGGCGGAACAGGGGAGTTGCTGACAGGAAACCCTCTGTCCGCACCCTCGGGCGCGACGCATGTGCGCTTCCCCAGCGGCGAGACCTTCGAGATCGACGGCACTCGGACCGTCCGGGGCACGGGCACTGCCGGCTTCTACACGTTCCTTGCAGAGGACACGACCGTCGCAGTAATGGCGCTCAACACGCCCCCCGATGAATCAAGGCTGGCAGCACTGGCCAACGATGACATGACTGGAGCCATCGGCCATGACGTGACCAATGTATCTCGGGCCGAAGCATGGGACCGGACGATCTTTCGTGTGCGGCAGGGTCCGGAGCTCTGGTGGCCGTTTCTTCTTGCGGTCTTGGTGCTCCTGATGCTCGAGGCGCTCATGGGGACGTCCGGCTCATGGAATCCATTGACTTCGCTGGGTTCCGCACCTCGCAGGCAGGCTGATGGACTCGACTAA
- the lepA gene encoding translation elongation factor 4: MHTDLIRNFCIVAHIDHGKSTLADRLLEGTQTLEKRQMREQVLDNNELERERGITIKLHAVRMGYHAQDGVEYELNLIDTPGHVDFTYEVSRSLAACEGAILVVDATQGVQAQTLSNLFLALEADLEIIPVINKIDLPGAEPERRREEVADLLGVDPGTILLASAKEGIGVPEILEAVVARVPPPVGDPSAPLRALIFDSYYDKYLGAVPSVRVIDGVVKPGTRITFGNVDAIYEVTDVGCMRLGRISQKTLGPGEVGYVVAAIKEVADTKVGDTILDAENRSEDLLAGYQEVRPMVFAGLYPTSSDDYEDLRDALARLSLNDASLGYEPETSVALGFGFRCGFLGLLHMEIIQERLEREFDVDLITTVPNVEYHVELSDGTFLHVESPTKLPDPGRITAISEPIVRARILCPSEYIGNVQKLCYERRGIFRGMNYLDTERVELDFELPLSEIVLDFYDRLKGGTRGYAALDYEFMEFRPDKLVRLDVLVNGEAVDAFSVIIHETKAMVYGRELVAKLKELIPRQQFAVALQATIGNNVVSRTNVKALRKNVTAKCYGGDISRKRKLLEKQKAGKRRMKQVGTVEIPQEAFLAVLNLGDD, from the coding sequence TTGCACACCGACCTCATTCGCAATTTCTGCATCGTTGCGCACATCGATCACGGTAAGTCGACGCTCGCCGATCGGCTTCTTGAGGGTACTCAGACTCTCGAGAAGCGTCAGATGCGGGAGCAGGTGCTCGATAACAACGAGCTTGAGCGAGAGCGTGGTATCACGATCAAGCTGCACGCCGTCCGCATGGGGTATCATGCGCAGGACGGCGTCGAATACGAGCTTAACCTGATCGACACCCCCGGGCATGTCGACTTCACGTACGAGGTCTCTCGCTCTTTGGCCGCGTGCGAGGGGGCGATTCTCGTAGTCGACGCGACACAGGGTGTGCAGGCACAGACCTTGTCGAACCTCTTTCTCGCGCTCGAGGCAGATCTCGAGATTATTCCGGTCATCAACAAAATCGATTTGCCCGGTGCTGAGCCGGAGCGCCGGCGGGAGGAAGTAGCGGACCTTCTTGGTGTCGATCCGGGGACGATCCTCTTGGCCAGCGCGAAAGAGGGGATCGGCGTACCAGAGATTCTCGAAGCTGTCGTGGCGCGCGTGCCTCCGCCGGTTGGAGACCCGAGTGCTCCGCTCAGGGCGCTGATTTTCGACTCGTATTACGACAAATATCTCGGGGCTGTCCCTTCGGTGCGCGTCATCGACGGCGTCGTGAAGCCTGGGACGAGAATCACGTTCGGGAACGTCGACGCGATCTACGAAGTCACCGACGTGGGCTGTATGCGGCTCGGTAGAATTTCGCAGAAGACACTGGGCCCTGGTGAAGTCGGCTACGTCGTCGCAGCGATCAAGGAGGTCGCTGATACGAAGGTCGGAGACACCATTCTCGACGCTGAGAATCGCTCAGAAGATTTGCTGGCCGGCTACCAGGAAGTCCGCCCGATGGTCTTCGCAGGCCTCTATCCGACGAGTTCGGACGACTATGAGGATCTTCGAGACGCGCTAGCGCGTCTGAGTCTAAACGATGCCTCGCTAGGGTACGAGCCCGAGACGTCAGTGGCGCTCGGATTCGGTTTTCGATGTGGCTTCCTGGGCCTCCTGCACATGGAGATCATTCAGGAGCGACTCGAGCGGGAATTCGACGTCGATCTGATCACGACGGTCCCGAATGTGGAGTACCACGTTGAGTTGAGTGATGGGACATTCTTGCATGTCGAGAGTCCGACGAAGCTGCCGGATCCAGGCCGTATCACAGCGATCTCTGAGCCGATAGTACGGGCGCGAATTCTGTGCCCATCGGAATACATCGGTAACGTTCAGAAGCTCTGTTATGAGCGTCGCGGTATCTTCCGCGGAATGAATTACCTCGACACCGAACGGGTGGAGCTGGACTTCGAGCTCCCGCTCTCCGAGATCGTCCTCGACTTTTACGATCGCTTGAAAGGTGGGACTCGCGGATATGCCGCGCTGGACTACGAGTTCATGGAATTTCGCCCCGACAAACTGGTCCGGCTTGATGTGCTCGTGAACGGGGAGGCCGTCGATGCGTTCAGCGTGATCATTCACGAGACGAAGGCAATGGTGTATGGTCGGGAACTCGTGGCGAAGCTCAAGGAGTTGATTCCCCGACAACAGTTTGCGGTGGCCTTACAGGCGACGATTGGTAATAACGTGGTGTCGAGAACCAACGTGAAGGCACTCCGAAAGAACGTGACTGCGAAGTGTTATGGGGGTGACATCTCCCGGAAACGAAAACTCCTCGAGAAGCAGAAGGCGGGTAAGCGACGCATGAAGCAGGTGGGCACTGTTGAGATCCCGCAGGAGGCATTTCTCGCGGTGCTGAATCTCGGTGACGACTGA